One Paenisporosarcina sp. FSL H8-0542 genomic region harbors:
- a CDS encoding helix-turn-helix domain-containing protein has product MQKMKLSRTDLAKQSGIHLSDISRILNHKQSLSLYNLDVITLSLGLTEGALYSYFAEECFNVSRYLDKRKSEQFLYKCAVMGFEEQLHSILDAVLEERSKTIRNKNFVHIFAVAEQLFEEGKEEKALSLYEFIIENMPDHFSQEVAISYFRRFYIVRLTEEGQYALGHVLEHIAYMPEEFQILSYMWITATFFIREEWKKTLYYARKLEKIAKEGEHYGRALVYQSLALQRLGNSLEEVLALIDRYEQVNDYYAGAAIGNRFCVFLDFGQFEYVDEYLNWLEGRDDMFAGLPRVLEAYVHLHRLEDVERLIYRFQNVIQDLAVSIHPHQQQLYLRFCYAYALYHFASKQFSEGLYEVLDVAYAANQIGNRERFKQCILIYWEYREYVTVEHEAMYVKLFQTENMSKQLLK; this is encoded by the coding sequence ATGCAAAAAATGAAATTAAGCAGAACAGATTTGGCAAAACAATCCGGCATCCATTTAAGTGACATAAGCCGTATTTTGAATCATAAACAGTCACTTTCATTGTACAATTTGGATGTAATCACTCTTTCACTCGGGCTGACGGAAGGCGCTTTATATTCTTATTTTGCTGAGGAATGTTTTAATGTTAGCCGGTATTTGGATAAGCGGAAAAGTGAGCAATTTTTATATAAATGTGCAGTGATGGGATTTGAAGAGCAGCTCCACTCCATTTTGGATGCAGTATTAGAAGAAAGGTCTAAAACTATTCGAAACAAAAATTTCGTTCACATTTTTGCTGTGGCTGAGCAGCTTTTTGAAGAAGGAAAAGAAGAGAAGGCATTGTCACTGTATGAATTCATCATAGAGAACATGCCCGATCACTTCTCGCAAGAAGTAGCGATTAGTTATTTCAGACGGTTTTATATAGTTCGATTGACAGAAGAAGGACAATACGCCCTTGGGCATGTGCTGGAACATATAGCTTATATGCCAGAAGAATTTCAGATATTATCCTATATGTGGATAACAGCTACATTTTTTATACGAGAGGAATGGAAAAAAACACTCTATTATGCTCGTAAACTAGAGAAAATAGCTAAAGAAGGGGAACATTATGGAAGAGCCCTTGTGTACCAGAGTCTTGCATTACAACGCCTAGGGAACTCTTTAGAAGAAGTATTAGCCCTTATAGATCGTTATGAGCAAGTCAATGATTATTATGCAGGTGCAGCTATTGGGAATCGATTTTGTGTTTTTTTAGATTTCGGTCAATTCGAATATGTGGATGAATACTTAAATTGGTTAGAAGGCAGGGACGATATGTTTGCCGGTTTACCGCGAGTATTGGAGGCGTATGTCCATCTGCATCGATTAGAGGATGTTGAGCGATTGATATATAGATTTCAAAATGTTATCCAAGACTTAGCTGTGAGTATTCATCCGCATCAGCAGCAATTATACTTGCGTTTCTGTTATGCTTATGCTTTGTACCATTTTGCAAGCAAGCAATTTTCAGAAGGGCTGTATGAAGTGTTGGATGTAGCATATGCGGCAAATCAAATCGGAAATAGAGAGAGATTTAAACAATGCATTCTTATTTATTGGGAATATAGAGAATACGTCACAGTCGAACATGAAGCAATGTATGTGAAGTTATTCCAAACAGAAAATATGAGCAAACAACTTTTAAAATAA
- a CDS encoding S8 family serine peptidase gives MKQFFKGTAIVALSSGLLFSSIPTSQFHSVQAKSTESIEQVLAKLSPEQRQALEKLQVSSEEGLQLSPSVDLESSDNLSVIVEFKDKPAKVAVIEEVANGNSLSLSDAEQKANSAQETFKSDLQTIYKDDLKQNNKLFKIKRTYKSSLNGVSIELPANKVKSLLKSKVVKAVWPNNVFKVEPPTSPKGSSDSKKVATEVFPGINKLHDEGFTGKGIKVGVIDTGIDYNHPDLTDAYKGYRAQPGVDPKTISPSSVKGWDFVDNDADPMETTYDDWKKSGLSEKNQRGSTFYTEHGTHVSGIISGQGKNNTDYAVTGVAPDADLYVYRVLGQYGSGSTESVLGGIDKSVADGMDVINLSLGSNSNDPENIESLAVNNAVLSGVTAIVAAGNAGNGMYTLGAPGASALAITVGANDTTQEIATSKATLHGIEEVSADLKLLGKGFNDKVDTLQGQNLPIVSIPNSGSPNDYNGKDVNGKIVLVNRGITALVDKVKEAQKHGAKAVIIANNVVGEGFIPTYLGAGYGMIPAFSVSKEQATVIQSKLGTGTPTFSFDEMGKETVQGSKLASFSSRGPARITYDIKPEVTAPGVSVFSTVPSYMHGADQVGNFQYAYDNLSGTSMATPNVAGVAALLLQANPNLTPAQIKETLMNTADPLNGEYSVYEVGAGQVDPYEAMHSQTRIEVLDETLGTHDKKGNLKTVKDLTGALAFGVFAPGGANVSEERSLFFYNNSNQAKTFDVNVTFQTGRRGSLDADANGVMIETDRSIKLEPNAKKKSVVSIAVPKSAALGTYEGYVTYTNHENPDETYQVPFAIKTVEEGINPVTMSPQAFTQVFDSAYSGQLVYTNAIFSIKSHMRTFDVILVDGKTNKELGFVGTMNGLGMSENVNYGVSKIFNGFYYKATGDEEHPFAYDQDLAKPGYYKLKIIGTNDAGRTFSQEAPFYFDNTAPKMTVNSPDVVEYKNGQSTVTITGSVYDKETDEMKSLGMNFNQGSTRVFYKDNLGGRDVSVPVNADGTFTVNIPTNPTRAMLPSFYAMDAASNKTFKEGRDIFVIRDDVAYGFMQPEKRTAKMGETAHATLTLNKVSNVKQVVYRFYHHTDVASMNVTPHPSVADKVNVNVAEKLFSGNLYEATVTVTLKDGATPLSGNLSLVDLGFTMSNTYTAQPVMWPAYIPSVTYTDINNTAKTALSGNPAIYFMEPTYSLARGINRAEAFTIYYGTPNQQANQSYDYSKMGIKVKATSSNGTVYNGVIPSGKGPSVAYQIPKLPLTDDQYELDFNVPGHFTVHKDFTIGFHEDGKVTYQNLSLRLNPAIAGDVNKDDVIDVMDALYIQTYWGTNNREADINFDEKVDEKDLAFVEKNYLMQNPTINYAPAPKKKYKSQTLETLKRALGIQ, from the coding sequence ATGAAACAATTTTTCAAAGGGACTGCGATTGTCGCATTGAGTAGCGGACTGTTATTTAGTTCGATACCAACTAGTCAATTTCATTCGGTTCAAGCAAAATCAACTGAATCAATTGAGCAAGTACTCGCAAAACTTTCACCAGAACAACGTCAAGCATTAGAAAAACTACAAGTAAGTAGTGAGGAAGGATTACAGTTATCACCTTCAGTAGATTTAGAGAGTTCAGATAATCTATCAGTAATTGTAGAATTCAAGGACAAGCCGGCAAAAGTTGCAGTAATTGAAGAAGTAGCAAATGGAAATAGTTTATCACTTTCAGATGCCGAACAAAAAGCAAATTCCGCACAAGAAACGTTTAAAAGTGATTTACAAACAATTTATAAAGATGATTTAAAACAAAATAATAAATTGTTTAAGATTAAACGCACATATAAAAGCTCACTAAATGGGGTATCAATCGAACTGCCAGCAAATAAAGTAAAATCATTATTAAAATCAAAAGTTGTTAAAGCTGTTTGGCCAAATAATGTCTTTAAAGTTGAGCCACCTACTAGTCCAAAAGGATCTAGTGATTCGAAAAAAGTAGCAACTGAGGTATTTCCAGGAATCAATAAATTACATGACGAGGGATTTACAGGTAAAGGGATTAAGGTAGGGGTAATTGATACAGGAATTGATTACAACCATCCTGATTTAACGGATGCATATAAGGGATACCGTGCTCAACCAGGTGTTGATCCGAAAACAATTAGTCCAAGCTCGGTGAAAGGTTGGGATTTTGTCGATAATGATGCCGATCCGATGGAGACTACATACGACGATTGGAAGAAATCAGGCCTCTCCGAAAAAAATCAAAGGGGATCAACCTTTTATACGGAGCATGGAACTCATGTTTCTGGAATCATTTCTGGACAAGGTAAAAATAATACAGATTACGCCGTAACAGGTGTAGCTCCAGATGCTGACCTTTATGTTTATCGTGTGTTAGGACAATACGGTTCTGGTTCAACTGAAAGTGTATTAGGCGGAATTGATAAATCTGTAGCAGATGGAATGGATGTTATCAATTTATCGCTTGGTAGTAATTCGAATGATCCAGAGAATATTGAAAGTCTGGCAGTAAACAATGCTGTACTTTCAGGTGTTACAGCAATAGTTGCAGCAGGTAATGCTGGAAACGGAATGTACACACTTGGGGCACCAGGTGCATCTGCATTAGCGATTACAGTTGGAGCAAATGATACGACTCAAGAAATTGCTACTTCAAAAGCGACTTTGCATGGAATAGAAGAGGTATCTGCGGATTTAAAATTATTAGGTAAAGGTTTTAATGACAAAGTAGATACATTACAAGGACAAAATCTACCAATCGTCTCAATTCCAAATTCAGGATCACCAAATGATTATAATGGAAAAGATGTAAATGGGAAAATCGTATTAGTAAATCGAGGTATTACAGCTCTTGTTGATAAAGTGAAAGAAGCACAAAAACACGGAGCTAAGGCAGTAATTATTGCCAATAATGTGGTTGGAGAAGGCTTTATTCCGACTTATTTAGGTGCAGGGTATGGAATGATTCCAGCGTTCTCCGTATCAAAAGAACAAGCGACTGTCATTCAATCAAAACTTGGTACAGGAACACCAACATTCTCATTTGACGAAATGGGAAAAGAAACTGTACAAGGAAGCAAATTGGCAAGCTTCAGTTCTCGTGGTCCAGCTCGTATCACATACGATATTAAACCAGAAGTAACGGCTCCAGGTGTATCAGTCTTCTCGACTGTACCATCTTATATGCACGGAGCAGATCAAGTTGGTAATTTTCAATATGCATATGATAATTTATCAGGTACTTCAATGGCTACACCAAATGTAGCCGGTGTTGCAGCTTTATTATTACAAGCAAATCCAAATTTAACGCCTGCTCAAATTAAAGAAACATTAATGAATACTGCAGATCCATTAAATGGAGAGTACAGCGTGTATGAAGTAGGCGCAGGGCAAGTTGATCCTTATGAAGCGATGCATTCACAAACAAGAATTGAAGTATTAGATGAAACACTAGGAACACATGATAAAAAAGGTAACCTAAAAACAGTGAAAGATTTAACGGGCGCACTTGCATTTGGCGTATTTGCACCGGGTGGAGCAAATGTAAGTGAAGAGCGTTCACTATTTTTCTATAATAATAGCAATCAAGCAAAAACATTCGATGTGAACGTTACATTCCAAACAGGTCGCAGAGGCTCATTGGATGCAGATGCAAATGGAGTCATGATTGAAACAGACAGGTCGATTAAATTAGAACCTAATGCGAAAAAGAAATCAGTTGTTTCGATTGCAGTTCCTAAATCAGCAGCACTTGGTACGTATGAAGGATATGTTACTTATACAAATCATGAAAATCCAGATGAAACATACCAAGTACCTTTTGCAATCAAAACAGTCGAAGAAGGAATAAACCCAGTAACAATGAGTCCACAAGCATTTACGCAAGTGTTTGATTCTGCATATAGTGGACAATTAGTTTATACGAATGCAATTTTTAGCATCAAATCTCATATGCGTACGTTTGATGTTATTCTTGTCGATGGAAAAACCAACAAAGAGCTAGGATTCGTTGGCACGATGAATGGTTTAGGCATGAGTGAAAATGTGAATTATGGAGTTTCTAAAATATTTAATGGTTTTTACTATAAAGCAACAGGTGATGAAGAGCATCCATTCGCTTATGATCAAGATCTAGCGAAACCAGGATACTATAAACTAAAAATAATTGGAACAAATGATGCGGGGCGTACATTCTCTCAAGAAGCACCTTTCTATTTTGATAATACGGCTCCAAAAATGACGGTTAACAGTCCTGACGTTGTTGAGTATAAAAATGGTCAAAGTACAGTGACGATTACTGGTTCAGTGTATGATAAAGAAACAGATGAGATGAAATCACTTGGCATGAATTTTAATCAAGGAAGTACGAGAGTGTTTTATAAAGACAATCTTGGAGGAAGAGATGTATCTGTTCCTGTCAATGCAGATGGTACATTCACTGTTAATATTCCAACAAACCCAACAAGAGCAATGTTACCTTCATTCTATGCAATGGACGCAGCATCAAATAAAACATTTAAAGAAGGTAGAGATATTTTTGTTATTCGAGACGATGTTGCATACGGTTTTATGCAACCTGAAAAACGAACTGCTAAGATGGGCGAAACAGCCCATGCGACGTTAACTTTAAATAAAGTAAGCAATGTAAAACAAGTTGTTTATAGGTTTTATCATCACACTGATGTTGCGTCAATGAATGTCACACCACATCCAAGTGTGGCAGATAAAGTCAATGTAAATGTTGCGGAGAAGCTTTTTTCTGGTAATTTATATGAAGCGACTGTAACAGTTACATTAAAAGATGGAGCAACTCCATTATCAGGAAATCTTTCTTTAGTAGATTTAGGATTTACTATGAGTAACACTTATACTGCACAGCCTGTAATGTGGCCAGCTTATATACCAAGTGTTACGTATACAGATATAAATAATACGGCAAAAACAGCATTAAGCGGTAATCCTGCAATTTATTTTATGGAACCAACGTATTCTTTAGCTCGTGGTATCAATCGTGCTGAGGCATTTACGATTTATTATGGAACACCAAATCAGCAAGCTAATCAATCATATGATTATTCAAAAATGGGCATTAAAGTAAAAGCAACAAGTTCAAACGGCACGGTATACAATGGAGTAATTCCTTCGGGTAAAGGACCTTCAGTAGCATATCAAATACCAAAGTTACCATTAACTGATGATCAATACGAACTTGATTTCAATGTTCCAGGACATTTTACAGTACACAAAGACTTTACAATTGGCTTCCATGAAGATGGAAAAGTCACATATCAAAATCTATCCCTAAGACTAAATCCGGCTATTGCAGGTGATGTAAATAAAGATGATGTAATCGATGTAATGGATGCATTGTATATCCAAACATATTGGGGAACAAACAATCGTGAAGCAGATATTAACTTTGACGAAAAGGTTGATGAGAAGGATCTTGCATTTGTAGAAAAGAATTACTTGATGCAAAATCCAACGATCAACTATGCACCTGCTCCAAAGAAGAAATATAAATCACAAACATTAGAAACTCTGAAGCGTGCATTAGGAATACAATAA
- a CDS encoding response regulator transcription factor: MIQVFLIDDHTIWKHGICSVLDSELDIKVIVKAFLEDEILEKVHQCAPDVIVLDINLRKKDGIEVISLVKNYFPNCKVLVLTMDEHYEHLMSAFQAGADGYLLKDTSSKQVVHAIRTVYHGNSIIHPSMMQKLINFRQSQKEFTLNKNVLTDREKEILSGLTKGMSNKEIANTLYISDSTVKSHMRIIFKKLNVNRRSQAVYYAIQNHLIPPY, translated from the coding sequence ATGATTCAAGTATTTTTAATTGATGATCATACCATTTGGAAACACGGGATCTGTAGTGTATTGGACAGTGAACTGGATATTAAGGTAATTGTAAAAGCTTTCTTAGAAGATGAAATTTTGGAAAAGGTGCATCAGTGTGCTCCTGACGTGATTGTATTAGATATTAATCTGCGTAAGAAAGATGGGATTGAGGTCATTTCACTTGTCAAAAATTATTTTCCAAACTGTAAAGTTCTGGTGTTAACGATGGATGAACATTATGAGCATTTGATGTCTGCATTTCAGGCTGGGGCCGATGGATATCTGTTGAAAGATACATCATCTAAACAAGTTGTTCATGCCATCCGGACGGTATATCATGGGAACTCAATCATTCATCCGAGCATGATGCAAAAACTTATTAACTTTCGTCAGAGTCAAAAAGAATTTACCTTAAATAAGAATGTACTAACAGATCGAGAAAAAGAAATTTTATCAGGTCTTACTAAAGGAATGAGCAACAAAGAGATTGCTAATACACTGTATATCAGCGATAGTACAGTTAAAAGCCATATGAGAATAATTTTCAAAAAGCTGAATGTCAATAGACGTTCACAGGCGGTTTACTATGCGATACAAAATCACCTGATTCCGCCTTATTAG
- a CDS encoding S8 family serine peptidase produces the protein MRVRNRYIRLFTVLFCLMLIIPANVSTISYAQSDSKSHTISTESNIKAEDKISKRLLNQFDDKQYVTFLIKFKDQVDSIKVAAQAAENAKSQKLTEAKSELMGRSAVVSSLRSKAMETQDNVKEFLENKKKAGNVKEYESFYIVNAMAVTGTEDVMNELEAFGEIEKILPNEIRQQIQPVQQNTVKESVKANNTAETSTIEWNIEKVGAPQAWNMGIDGSGIVVANIDTGVQWDHPALKEKYRGYDPAHPDHPNNEFNWFDATNGEDIPYDTGGHGTHTMGTMVGADKEHHIGVAPGAKWIAVKAFTTLGATDADLLQSGEWILAPKDSKGNPHPEKAPDIVNNSWGGGPGLNEWYRLMVQNWRAADILPVFSAGNAGSSSGTVSAPGNYPESFTVGATDIDDKLASFSSRGPAPYDEIKPNLSAPGVNILSSVPGNEYHAMHGTSMAAPHVAAAAALLLQANSSLTVDDLEQILIKAAKPLTDSKYTEVPNSGYGYGLLNVFKAVSSITNGFGTVKGQVLQEGHDTTAPTFQHYVPAEAYDGLSLPLEISVKDNVSVQKVELQYRTVEGQDWKNVEALRTSGNYLDGTYQATIPDDTIAQPSIFYRWNIVDFGGNAVTSDDYSVKIVSGVSAGYKQDFEAIPIGWYSYGKNNSWEWGVFSTSGPIKPGADAKNKMYATNLSGPYGRDADMSLAMPPINVPEGQTYLNFKHWYGFEYKTDFGRVFVSTDQTNWENVAEFGTTASGWQDGKVDLTKYAGQKIFVIFNVQSNSSYQAFGWYLDDVDVSNTPLNGSNIENLVDVQEKTGLDLKYQQKKLVNTDNVKPGKQINIALPNVQDEDSKNSKSSVLPLQARVSVLETGRSVNTNPADGSYSLGHESGSYTLRAEAYGFQSANHTVEITNGNGTIENFTLEPIPQGTVTGRVMNKATGKPIKNATLMLLEDAVIHPVKTDENGQFTITAYEGTYTMHVSAPNNFYNQDIKITISGGKNTEQNVELKPFIGHPGEIGYDDGTGENGHAGYQSIKYAVKMSLPEGKDRALVTSGVFRFWEKGWPVPGGTQIQVAIYDASGPYGKPGKQIAGPIDATAQLNGEWTEVDLTGEGIIVEGDFYMVYIQPNKFPNVPGITADKDGEIAYRSWMFTEGKWTPTPNDVGNLMIRARVSYEVDTPIITEPVNGTYTNQSNVTVKGVTAPLTPVHILRDGKEIATTTANEDGKFISDISIVSGNNVITATASTETETTETSEPVKVILDQVKPKLTITSPVDGMKTDREAVTVEGTVSDENFDSVEVNGKKATVNEAGFYSVRILLEYGENKIKVVAADKSGNITTLSRTVSVDNDNVKPVISGATNKTININSTFNPKTGVTAKDNVDGDLTNKIKISGTVNTKKKGTYTLTYSVSDKSGNKTEVKRKITVK, from the coding sequence ATGAGGGTAAGAAACCGTTATATCAGGTTGTTTACTGTGTTATTTTGTTTGATGCTGATCATACCTGCCAATGTATCAACAATTTCATACGCGCAATCAGATTCGAAATCACACACTATTAGTACCGAGTCGAATATTAAAGCGGAAGACAAGATTAGTAAAAGGCTTCTTAATCAATTTGATGATAAGCAATATGTGACCTTTCTGATTAAGTTTAAAGATCAGGTCGATTCTATTAAAGTGGCAGCTCAAGCTGCTGAAAATGCCAAAAGTCAGAAGCTAACAGAGGCAAAGAGCGAGCTAATGGGACGCTCAGCCGTAGTATCGTCATTAAGATCAAAAGCAATGGAAACTCAGGATAATGTAAAAGAATTTTTAGAGAATAAGAAAAAAGCCGGAAACGTAAAAGAATATGAGTCCTTCTATATTGTAAACGCCATGGCGGTTACCGGAACGGAAGATGTGATGAATGAGCTGGAAGCATTTGGGGAAATCGAAAAAATTCTTCCGAATGAGATAAGACAGCAGATTCAGCCGGTACAGCAAAATACTGTAAAGGAATCCGTAAAAGCAAACAATACGGCAGAAACTTCAACCATTGAATGGAACATCGAAAAAGTCGGTGCTCCACAAGCTTGGAACATGGGGATTGACGGTTCTGGAATCGTTGTTGCCAATATTGATACAGGTGTTCAATGGGATCATCCTGCGTTGAAAGAGAAATACCGTGGGTATGACCCAGCACATCCGGATCATCCGAATAATGAGTTTAACTGGTTTGATGCAACCAATGGGGAAGACATTCCATATGACACGGGAGGCCATGGTACGCATACAATGGGCACTATGGTAGGGGCTGATAAAGAACATCATATTGGTGTTGCTCCTGGTGCAAAGTGGATTGCTGTTAAAGCATTTACGACATTAGGAGCTACAGATGCAGACTTGCTGCAATCTGGAGAATGGATTCTTGCTCCGAAAGACAGTAAAGGAAATCCCCATCCGGAAAAAGCACCGGATATTGTTAATAATTCATGGGGAGGCGGACCAGGATTAAATGAGTGGTATCGCTTAATGGTTCAAAACTGGCGTGCGGCAGATATCTTACCAGTGTTTTCTGCAGGAAATGCCGGCTCTAGTTCCGGCACTGTCTCTGCACCTGGGAACTACCCGGAATCTTTTACAGTAGGAGCGACAGATATTGATGACAAATTAGCCAGCTTCTCATCAAGAGGTCCAGCCCCTTATGATGAGATAAAGCCGAATCTTTCTGCACCTGGTGTTAATATTCTTTCTTCTGTTCCTGGAAACGAGTATCATGCAATGCACGGAACATCGATGGCTGCACCTCACGTAGCTGCCGCTGCGGCCTTACTGCTCCAGGCAAACTCTTCTTTGACAGTGGATGACTTGGAACAAATTTTGATAAAAGCGGCAAAGCCTCTTACGGATAGTAAGTATACGGAAGTGCCAAATAGCGGATACGGTTATGGACTTTTAAACGTGTTCAAAGCTGTGTCTTCTATCACTAATGGTTTTGGTACAGTAAAGGGGCAAGTGCTTCAAGAAGGGCATGATACAACAGCACCAACCTTTCAGCATTATGTTCCTGCAGAAGCATATGATGGATTGTCTTTACCGCTTGAAATTAGTGTTAAAGACAATGTCAGTGTTCAAAAAGTGGAGCTGCAATATCGTACTGTTGAAGGACAAGACTGGAAAAATGTTGAAGCGTTACGTACCTCTGGTAATTATCTTGATGGAACGTACCAAGCAACCATTCCTGATGATACAATAGCTCAACCTTCAATTTTTTATCGTTGGAATATTGTGGATTTTGGAGGGAATGCAGTCACAAGTGACGATTATTCTGTAAAAATTGTTTCGGGAGTTTCTGCAGGGTACAAACAGGATTTCGAAGCTATTCCAATCGGTTGGTACAGCTATGGAAAAAATAATAGTTGGGAATGGGGAGTTTTTTCAACTTCTGGACCTATAAAACCAGGGGCTGATGCCAAAAACAAAATGTATGCCACAAACTTGAGCGGTCCTTATGGAAGAGACGCAGATATGTCATTAGCCATGCCGCCGATTAACGTGCCTGAAGGTCAAACATATTTAAACTTCAAACACTGGTATGGTTTTGAATACAAAACCGATTTTGGTCGCGTTTTCGTTTCGACGGATCAAACAAACTGGGAAAATGTTGCGGAATTTGGTACCACCGCTAGCGGATGGCAAGATGGCAAAGTCGACTTGACCAAATATGCCGGCCAAAAAATCTTCGTTATCTTCAATGTACAATCTAATTCAAGCTATCAGGCTTTTGGATGGTACTTGGACGATGTCGATGTCTCGAATACACCTTTAAATGGTTCTAATATAGAAAACTTGGTTGATGTTCAGGAGAAAACGGGCCTTGATTTAAAGTATCAGCAGAAAAAGTTAGTCAATACCGATAATGTTAAACCTGGAAAACAAATAAATATAGCACTGCCAAACGTTCAAGATGAAGATTCTAAAAATTCTAAATCATCTGTATTGCCTCTGCAAGCACGGGTCAGCGTTCTTGAAACTGGACGCTCTGTGAATACGAATCCTGCGGATGGGAGCTACTCCTTAGGCCATGAAAGTGGATCTTATACATTAAGAGCTGAGGCATATGGATTCCAGTCAGCTAACCATACAGTTGAAATTACTAATGGCAATGGTACTATAGAAAACTTTACGCTAGAACCAATTCCTCAGGGAACCGTGACAGGCAGGGTGATGAATAAAGCAACAGGCAAACCAATTAAGAATGCAACTCTTATGTTACTGGAAGATGCAGTGATTCACCCAGTAAAAACGGACGAGAACGGGCAATTTACGATTACTGCTTATGAAGGAACTTACACCATGCATGTGTCGGCACCAAACAACTTTTACAATCAAGATATTAAAATCACTATTTCCGGGGGCAAAAATACGGAACAAAATGTTGAGCTAAAACCATTCATTGGTCATCCTGGTGAAATTGGTTACGACGATGGTACAGGTGAAAATGGACACGCAGGGTACCAATCTATTAAATATGCTGTTAAAATGTCTCTTCCTGAAGGAAAAGACAGGGCTTTGGTTACTTCTGGAGTATTCCGATTTTGGGAAAAAGGTTGGCCGGTACCTGGTGGAACGCAAATCCAAGTTGCCATCTATGACGCGAGTGGTCCGTATGGTAAACCAGGAAAGCAAATCGCGGGGCCAATCGACGCTACTGCACAGCTAAATGGAGAATGGACGGAAGTTGATTTGACTGGTGAAGGGATTATCGTTGAAGGCGATTTCTATATGGTCTATATACAGCCTAACAAATTCCCTAATGTTCCTGGCATAACAGCAGACAAAGATGGGGAAATTGCCTATCGAAGCTGGATGTTTACGGAAGGAAAATGGACACCAACTCCAAATGATGTAGGAAATTTAATGATCAGGGCCCGCGTGAGTTATGAAGTGGATACGCCTATAATAACAGAACCGGTCAACGGAACATATACAAATCAAAGCAACGTAACAGTTAAAGGTGTAACAGCTCCTTTAACACCTGTACACATTTTAAGGGACGGTAAAGAAATTGCAACAACAACAGCGAACGAGGATGGAAAGTTTATATCAGATATATCAATTGTAAGCGGGAATAATGTCATTACGGCAACAGCCTCAACGGAAACTGAAACGACAGAGACTTCAGAACCAGTTAAGGTCATTCTTGATCAAGTTAAACCGAAACTTACGATTACAAGTCCAGTTGATGGCATGAAAACGGATCGCGAAGCCGTTACTGTAGAAGGCACTGTATCAGATGAAAATTTCGATTCGGTGGAGGTTAACGGAAAAAAAGCTACAGTGAACGAAGCCGGATTTTACTCCGTACGGATCCTTTTAGAATACGGTGAAAATAAGATTAAGGTCGTTGCTGCTGATAAATCAGGAAATATAACTACTTTATCGAGAACGGTATCCGTTGATAATGACAATGTCAAACCTGTCATTTCGGGTGCTACAAACAAAACCATTAATATCAATTCAACATTTAATCCAAAAACAGGTGTAACAGCGAAGGATAATGTTGATGGTGATTTGACAAATAAGATTAAAATCTCAGGTACAGTTAATACGAAGAAAAAAGGGACATATACGTTAACGTACTCTGTTTCCGATAAATCAGGAAACAAAACAGAGGTTAAGAGAAAAATCACAGTTAAATAA